The following are from one region of the Etheostoma spectabile isolate EspeVRDwgs_2016 chromosome 2, UIUC_Espe_1.0, whole genome shotgun sequence genome:
- the LOC116695059 gene encoding monocyte to macrophage differentiation factor 2 isoform X2: MNLIRFMNNRVPPNKRYQPTEYEHAANCATHALWIIPSLLGSSVLHFQSEDQWERLSAWVYGAGLSSLFIISTLFHTVAWKKSHLRLNLRELGPWGCHMRWLVWVMASFGTTYVFFFHERYKITELICYTVMGVFPALVILSMPEQSGLYELLVGGACYCLGMVFFKSDGIVPFAHAIWHLFVAVGAAIHYYAIWKYLYAQPSSQIQTSR; this comes from the exons ATGAATCTTATAAG GTTTATGAACAACCGTGTTCCTCCTAACAAGAGATACCAGCCCACAGAATATGAGCATGCTGCCAATTGTGCCACGCATGCG CTATGGATAATTCCCAGCCTGCTGGGCAGCTCAGTGTTGCACTTCCAGTCGGAAGACCAATGGGAGCGGCTGTCGGCCTGGGTGTACGGGGCGGGGCTCAGCTCGCTCTTCATCATCTCCACCCTGTTCCACACTGTGGCCTGGAAGAAGAGCCACCTACG GCTTAACCTGCGGGAGCTGGGTCCCTGGGGGTGTCACATGCGCTGGCTGGTGTGGGTCATGGCCTCTTTTGGAACCACCtatgtcttcttcttccatGAGAG GTATAAGATCACGGAGTTGATCTGCTATACGGTGATGGGAGTTTTTCCTGCCCTGGTGATCCTCTCAATG CCGGAGCAGTCAGGGTTATATGAGCTGCTGGTGGGCGGAGCCTGCTACTGTTTGGGGAtggtcttttttaaaagtgatggCATCGTCCCATTCGCTCATGCCATTTGGCACCTGTTTGTAGCTGTGGGAGCAGCCATACACTACTACGCCATCTGGAAGTACCTCTATGCCCAGCCATCCAGTCAGATCCAGACCTCCAGATGA
- the LOC116695059 gene encoding monocyte to macrophage differentiation factor 2 isoform X1 yields MNLIRFMNNRVPPNKRYQPTEYEHAANCATHALWIIPSLLGSSVLHFQSEDQWERLSAWVYGAGLSSLFIISTLFHTVAWKKSHLRSVEHCFHMCDRMVIYFFIAASYAPWLNLRELGPWGCHMRWLVWVMASFGTTYVFFFHERYKITELICYTVMGVFPALVILSMPEQSGLYELLVGGACYCLGMVFFKSDGIVPFAHAIWHLFVAVGAAIHYYAIWKYLYAQPSSQIQTSR; encoded by the exons ATGAATCTTATAAG GTTTATGAACAACCGTGTTCCTCCTAACAAGAGATACCAGCCCACAGAATATGAGCATGCTGCCAATTGTGCCACGCATGCG CTATGGATAATTCCCAGCCTGCTGGGCAGCTCAGTGTTGCACTTCCAGTCGGAAGACCAATGGGAGCGGCTGTCGGCCTGGGTGTACGGGGCGGGGCTCAGCTCGCTCTTCATCATCTCCACCCTGTTCCACACTGTGGCCTGGAAGAAGAGCCACCTACG GTCTGTGGAGCACTGTTTCCACATGTGTGACAGGATGGTGATCTATTTCTTCATTGCAGCCTCCTACGCCCCTTG GCTTAACCTGCGGGAGCTGGGTCCCTGGGGGTGTCACATGCGCTGGCTGGTGTGGGTCATGGCCTCTTTTGGAACCACCtatgtcttcttcttccatGAGAG GTATAAGATCACGGAGTTGATCTGCTATACGGTGATGGGAGTTTTTCCTGCCCTGGTGATCCTCTCAATG CCGGAGCAGTCAGGGTTATATGAGCTGCTGGTGGGCGGAGCCTGCTACTGTTTGGGGAtggtcttttttaaaagtgatggCATCGTCCCATTCGCTCATGCCATTTGGCACCTGTTTGTAGCTGTGGGAGCAGCCATACACTACTACGCCATCTGGAAGTACCTCTATGCCCAGCCATCCAGTCAGATCCAGACCTCCAGATGA